A DNA window from Pithys albifrons albifrons isolate INPA30051 chromosome 7, PitAlb_v1, whole genome shotgun sequence contains the following coding sequences:
- the FZD8 gene encoding frizzled-8 — MEWSYLLAITSLLAALSLMQRAGCAAASAAAAASSSSSSAKELSCQEITVPLCKGIGYNYTYMPNQFNHDTQDEAGLEVHQFWPLVEIQCSSDLRFFLCSMYTPICLEDYKKPLPPCRSVCERAKAGCAPLMRQYGFAWPDRMRCDRLPEQGSPDTLCMDYNRTDLTTAAPPPAKPPLRGAKPGNPAKAPPAAAAPPAEAPRKPRPPPPCEPGCQCRAPMVSVSSERHPLYNRVKTGQIANCALPCHNPYFSPDERAFTAFWIGLWSVLCFLSTFATVSTFLIDMERFKYPERPIIFLAACYLFVSLGYLVRLVAGHEKVACSGGAGAGGAGAGAAGAGGGAAGAAAAGGRGAAGSAAELQPELAVAEHVRYESTGPALCTVVFLLVYFFGMASSIWWVILSLTWFLAAGMKWGNEAIAGYAQYFHLAAWLLPSVKSIAVLALSSVDGDPVAGICYVGNQSLENLRGFVLAPLLIYLAIGSMFLLAGFVSLFRIRSVIKQQGGPTKTHKLEKLMIRLGLFTVLYTVPAASVVACLFYEQHNRPRWEATHNCPCLRDQQPDQARRPDYAVFMLKYFMCLVVGITSGVWVWSGKTLESWRALCTRCCWASKGAAVAGSTGAGAGGQAAITASGGLGAGGGGSLYSDVSTGLTWRSGTASSVSYPKQMPLSQV, encoded by the coding sequence ATGGAGTGGAGTTACCTGTTGGCAATCACCTCGCTGCTCGCCGCCCTGTCCCTGATGCAGCGCGCCGGCTGCGCCGCCGCCTCGGCCGCTGCCGCCGCgtcctcctcatcttcctcgGCCAAGGAGCTGTCGTGCCAGGAGATCACCGTGCCCCTCTGCAAGGGCATCGGCTACAACTACACCTACATGCCCAACCAGTTCAACCACGACACACAGGACgaggctgggctggaggtgCACCAGTTCTGGCCGCTGGTGGAGATCCAGTGCTCCAGCGACCTGCGCTTCTTCCTGTGCAGCATGTACACCCCCATCTGCCTGGAGGACTACAAGAAGCCGCTGCCGCCCTGCCGCAGCGTCTGCGAGCGGGCCAAGGCCGGCTGCGCCCCGCTCATGCGCCAGTACGGCTTCGCCTGGCCCGACAGGATGCGCTGCGACCGCCTCCCCGAGCAGGGCAGCCCGGACACGCTCTGCATGGACTACAACCGCACGGACCTCACCacggcggccccgccgcccgccaaGCCCCCGCTCCGCGGCGCCAAGCCCGGCAACCCCGCCAAGgcgcctcccgccgccgccgccccgccggccGAGGCCCCGCGCaagccgcggccgccgccgccctgCGAGCCGGGCTGCCAGTGCCGGGCGCCCATGGTGTCGGTGTCCAGCGAGCGGCACCCGCTCTACAACCGCGTCAAGACGGGGCAGATCGCCAACtgcgccctgccctgccacaacCCCTACTTCAGCCCCGACGAGCGCGCCTTCACCGCCTTCTGGATCGGGCTCTGGTCCGTGCTCTGCTTCCTCTCCACCTTCGCCACCGTCTCCACCTTCCTCATCGACATGGAGCGCTTCAAGTACCCCGAGCGCCCCATCATCTTCCTGGCCGCCTGCTATCTCTTCGTCTCTCTGGGCTACCTGGTGCGGCTGGTGGCGGGGCACGAGAAGGTGGCGTgcagcggcggggcgggcgcgggcggcgcgggggccggggctgcgggggccggcggcggcgcggcgggggcggcggcggcggggggccgcggcgcggcgggCAGCGCGGCCGAGCTGCAGCCGGAGCTGGCGGTGGCCGAGCACGTGCGGTACGAGAGCACCGGCCCGGCGCTGTGCACCGTCGTCTTCCTCCTCGTCTACTTCTTCGGCATGGCCAGCTCCATCTGGTGGGTCATCCTCTCTCTCACCTGGTTCCTGGCCGCTGGCATGAAGTGGGGCAACGAGGCCATCGCCGGCTACGCACAGTATTTCCACTTGGCCGCCTGGCTGCTCCCCAGTGTCAAGTCCATCGCTGTCCTGGCGCTCAGTTCTGTGGACGGGGACCCCGTGGCCGGTATCTGCTACGTGGGCAACCAGAGCCTGGAGAACTTACGGGGCTTCGTGCTGGCACCGCTGCTCATCTACTTGGCAATTGGCTCCATGTTCCTTCTCGCTGGCTTCGTCTCGCTTTTCCGTATCCGCAGCGTCATCAAACAGCAGGGTGGCCCCACCAAGACCCACAAACTGGAGAAGCTGATGATACGCCTGGGACTCTTCACTGTGCTCTACACTGTGCCAGCTGCCAGTGTGGTCGCCTGCCTCTTCTACGAGCAGCACAACCGGCCACGCTGGGAGGCCACGCACAACTGCCCCTGCTTGCGTGACCAGCAGCCTGACCAGGCCCGCCGCCCTGACTATGCCGTCTTTATGCTCAAGTACTTCATGTGCCTGGTGGTGGGCATCACCTCTGGTGTCTGGGTCTGGTCTGGCAAGACACTCGAGTCCTGGAGGGCCCTCTGCACTCGCTGCTGCTGGGCCAGCAAAGGTGCTGCCGTGGctgggagcacaggagcaggagcaggtgggCAGGCAGCAATCACCGCATCAGGAGGACTTGGGGCTGGAGGTGGTGGCTCACTCTACAGCGATGTCAGCACTGGCTTGACGTGGAGatcaggcactgccagctctgtcTCCTATCCCAAGCAGATGCCCCTGTCTCAAgtgtga